From a single Pseudalkalibacillus hwajinpoensis genomic region:
- the asnB gene encoding asparagine synthase (glutamine-hydrolyzing): MCGITGWVDWKQDLTGEEKVIKGMANTLSKRGPDASNCWISRHCGFGHTRLIVVDPAGGSQPMTRKHEEESYTICYNGELYNTEDLRKTLLAKGYSFQSHSDTEVLLTCYVEWGEACVEHLNGIFAFAIWDERRDYLFLARDRLGVKPLFYRQCGSSLQFGSELKAILAHPDVKAQVGREGLQEIFGLGPSRTPGHGVFKGINELRPGFAMKFERSGLKVWRYWNVRSEEHTDNLSTTVETVRNLVKDSIKRQLVADVPVCTFLSGGVDSSAITSVAQSTFNEEGKGTLRSFSVDYAENDKYFESSEFQPNSDAPWIKKVSSELSTNHTNCVIETEELVHHLKEAIDCRDLPGMADVDSSLLWFSKEIKKHATVALSGECADEIFGGYPWFHKPELLDHEQFPWMRSTLERQAMLKKDVRNKLKLEDYVTERYRETVSETPGLPGESEIEAKRRSLFYLNLNWFMTTLLERKDRMSMGASLEVRVPFSDHRIIEYVWNVPWEMKMLDGREKGLLRRAMTGTLSHDVLYRKKSPYPKTYHPAYTKAVKSWLQTTLQDKQAPILDLIDRNIVQDIIDTEGKAFKVPWFGQLMAGPQLIAHLAQINYWLDHHNVNLVD; this comes from the coding sequence TTGTGTGGAATAACAGGGTGGGTTGATTGGAAACAGGACCTGACTGGAGAAGAGAAAGTCATCAAGGGAATGGCTAATACTTTATCAAAACGTGGCCCAGATGCATCTAATTGCTGGATTAGTAGGCACTGCGGGTTTGGTCATACTCGTCTAATCGTTGTTGATCCTGCTGGTGGTAGTCAGCCGATGACACGAAAGCACGAAGAAGAAAGTTATACCATCTGTTATAACGGTGAATTATACAATACGGAAGATTTAAGAAAAACCCTTCTTGCAAAAGGATATTCGTTCCAGTCACATTCAGATACGGAAGTTCTCTTAACGTGTTATGTCGAATGGGGAGAGGCCTGTGTGGAACATTTAAATGGCATCTTTGCATTTGCGATCTGGGATGAGCGACGTGATTATTTGTTCCTCGCTCGTGATCGACTTGGCGTGAAGCCCCTTTTCTATCGACAATGCGGGAGCTCCCTTCAATTCGGTTCTGAGCTGAAGGCTATCCTTGCACACCCTGATGTGAAGGCCCAGGTAGGGAGAGAGGGCCTACAGGAAATCTTCGGTTTAGGTCCATCGCGGACGCCGGGGCATGGTGTTTTTAAAGGAATTAACGAGCTTCGACCAGGGTTTGCGATGAAGTTTGAGCGAAGCGGTCTGAAAGTCTGGCGCTATTGGAATGTAAGAAGTGAAGAGCATACAGATAATTTAAGTACGACTGTTGAAACCGTTCGAAACCTTGTTAAAGATTCAATTAAAAGGCAGCTTGTTGCGGATGTTCCTGTTTGTACCTTTCTTTCAGGTGGGGTAGATTCAAGCGCCATTACCTCCGTAGCTCAGTCGACTTTTAATGAGGAAGGAAAAGGGACGCTTCGTTCGTTTTCAGTGGATTATGCTGAAAATGATAAGTATTTTGAAAGTAGCGAGTTTCAACCGAATTCAGATGCCCCTTGGATTAAAAAGGTTTCTTCAGAGCTTTCTACTAATCATACGAACTGTGTCATTGAAACTGAAGAACTCGTTCATCATCTGAAAGAGGCGATTGATTGTAGAGATCTTCCTGGAATGGCGGATGTTGATTCATCGTTACTATGGTTTTCAAAGGAAATTAAAAAGCATGCAACCGTAGCACTTTCTGGAGAATGTGCAGATGAGATTTTTGGTGGCTATCCCTGGTTTCATAAGCCTGAGCTTCTTGATCACGAACAGTTTCCATGGATGCGTTCAACTCTTGAACGACAAGCTATGCTAAAGAAAGATGTACGCAACAAATTGAAGCTTGAGGATTATGTGACAGAGCGGTATCGAGAAACGGTTAGTGAAACGCCAGGTCTACCTGGTGAAAGTGAAATAGAGGCAAAACGAAGATCACTCTTTTATTTGAACTTAAATTGGTTTATGACAACTTTGCTAGAGCGTAAAGACCGCATGAGTATGGGGGCGAGTCTTGAAGTAAGGGTTCCTTTCTCAGATCATAGAATTATAGAGTATGTGTGGAATGTCCCCTGGGAAATGAAGATGCTAGATGGAAGAGAAAAAGGTTTGCTTCGAAGGGCGATGACAGGTACACTTTCGCATGATGTTTTGTATCGAAAGAAAAGCCCTTATCCTAAAACGTATCATCCTGCTTATACAAAGGCCGTGAAAAGCTGGCTTCAAACGACGCTTCAAGATAAACAGGCACCAATACTGGATTTGATTGATCGGAACATTGTTCAGGATATCATTGATACAGAAGGGAAAGCCTTCAAAGTACCTTGGTTCGGACAATTAATGGCAGGGCCGCAGTTGATTGCCCACCTGGCCCAAATTAATTACTGGCTGGATCATCATAACGTCAATCTTGTTGATTAA
- a CDS encoding class I SAM-dependent methyltransferase translates to MKELKKIWRARKWMKSNEPFLYAWHAHVGYVHDLFDEFEHGTTVSSVALKRDMNELLLTRWVDVGVAIGHMKMDPTGLVRSKKHMVESISKNSDQSVGILLKEMMELHIPILLSYADLLNQDNYASYKDEDYGGTVAATSSFIERFAFPKIHQCIRNTNAKSVIDFGAGYAGYLSRIGAKLEGMKLVGIEKNRSVCLEAEDNIHFPLKSPISLYPDDMMTWGWDGEPFDLAMMNNLLYYFAPKDRYRLFQKANEVTSDDGSLIIITPLHESKHGHAFSAAFNSFMSAHDNLFPLPTRAELEILASDTGFELKQLKPIVKEGAWYFVQFQKTS, encoded by the coding sequence ATGAAGGAATTGAAGAAAATCTGGCGTGCGAGAAAGTGGATGAAAAGCAATGAACCTTTTCTCTATGCCTGGCACGCGCATGTTGGTTATGTACATGATCTATTTGACGAGTTTGAACATGGTACAACCGTCTCAAGTGTGGCTTTAAAGCGAGACATGAATGAGCTTCTTTTAACACGATGGGTAGACGTCGGAGTTGCAATCGGTCATATGAAAATGGACCCGACTGGCCTGGTCCGCTCCAAGAAACATATGGTAGAATCGATTTCAAAAAACAGTGATCAATCTGTAGGGATCTTACTAAAAGAGATGATGGAGTTACATATTCCTATTCTTCTTTCTTATGCAGATTTACTTAATCAAGATAATTATGCCTCCTATAAGGATGAGGATTACGGCGGAACAGTAGCAGCTACGTCCAGTTTTATTGAAAGGTTTGCATTCCCAAAAATCCACCAGTGTATTAGGAATACAAATGCGAAATCCGTTATTGATTTTGGGGCAGGATATGCTGGCTACTTATCCAGGATTGGAGCAAAGCTTGAAGGGATGAAACTGGTTGGAATTGAAAAGAACAGGTCAGTGTGTCTCGAAGCAGAAGATAACATTCACTTTCCACTCAAGTCCCCAATCTCACTTTATCCAGATGATATGATGACGTGGGGGTGGGATGGAGAGCCGTTTGATCTCGCTATGATGAACAACTTACTTTACTATTTTGCTCCAAAAGATCGGTATCGCCTTTTTCAGAAAGCAAATGAAGTTACAAGTGACGATGGAAGCCTGATTATTATTACGCCGTTGCACGAATCCAAACACGGACATGCGTTTTCAGCAGCATTTAACAGCTTCATGAGCGCCCATGATAATCTCTTTCCTCTGCCAACTCGAGCAGAATTGGAAATACTGGCATCAGATACAGGTTTTGAACTGAAGCAGTTGAAACCGATTGTTAAAGAAGGTGCATGGTACTTTGTGCAATTCCAAAAGACATCCTAA
- a CDS encoding FAD-dependent oxidoreductase, protein MYDVMIIGGGISGLTLAVKLGQCNVKTLLIEKDKKSGLIYKGELLQPKSLEVLDRINTLDVVKENGFILPSIQFHEYTQKQDGSMERLSVNEFRYDLIDSPYNTSLMIPHERLKELLFIEVSKYDSVDYIQPAKFTGFTEDPPHEKKAIIQTKEGEQEIHAFFYVGAEGRASPTRTSMEVDMKSTKYNHHFLTVSFPRPESLNQSTIITTQNKFVGLFPLPNNEVRSVLLIKPGEFKTMRKEGLESFYRAYCELMPELDGYVQQIDTWKKIQLMIPVRHNVSSYVKDNIILTGDAAHSVHPMAGEGMNLAIQDSDVLGELLCWMFKKNKTEWKHLKWYEKVRKPRAEYVSRLSHQAALLYSFPYRPWQKLRIRGVKQTEYSPVLHYKQMLNTSGLGIWKFNLIDRMKQAGILPVKAGVKQISEKRESKVMFTKDDDYPWYRKWDGRK, encoded by the coding sequence ATGTATGATGTCATGATTATCGGGGGAGGCATATCCGGCCTCACGCTCGCTGTTAAGCTCGGTCAATGTAATGTGAAAACGCTCTTAATTGAAAAAGATAAGAAAAGCGGTCTCATTTACAAAGGGGAGCTGCTTCAGCCTAAAAGTTTAGAGGTGCTTGACCGCATCAACACCCTTGATGTCGTGAAGGAAAATGGGTTTATCTTGCCGTCTATACAATTTCATGAATATACCCAAAAACAGGATGGATCAATGGAACGATTGAGCGTGAATGAATTTCGATATGACTTGATTGATTCACCATATAATACGTCGTTAATGATTCCCCATGAACGACTGAAAGAGCTTCTTTTCATTGAAGTTTCTAAATATGATTCGGTCGATTATATTCAACCCGCGAAATTTACTGGTTTTACAGAGGATCCTCCTCACGAGAAAAAAGCAATTATACAAACAAAGGAAGGCGAACAAGAAATTCATGCGTTCTTCTATGTTGGGGCAGAAGGTAGAGCTTCTCCTACTAGAACTTCGATGGAAGTGGATATGAAAAGCACAAAGTACAATCACCATTTTTTAACCGTTTCATTTCCTCGGCCAGAATCTCTTAACCAATCTACGATCATCACAACGCAGAATAAGTTTGTAGGCCTTTTTCCACTTCCGAATAATGAAGTAAGAAGCGTTCTTTTAATCAAACCAGGTGAATTTAAAACAATGCGAAAGGAAGGTCTTGAGTCTTTCTACCGTGCTTATTGTGAATTAATGCCTGAACTTGACGGATACGTCCAGCAAATCGATACATGGAAAAAGATCCAACTTATGATTCCAGTCAGACATAACGTATCTAGTTATGTGAAAGATAACATTATTCTAACTGGAGATGCGGCGCATAGCGTTCATCCAATGGCTGGTGAAGGTATGAATTTAGCGATTCAGGATTCAGATGTCCTTGGGGAGCTTTTATGCTGGATGTTCAAGAAGAACAAGACTGAATGGAAGCATCTAAAGTGGTACGAAAAGGTAAGAAAGCCACGTGCAGAGTATGTCTCGAGGCTCAGTCATCAGGCCGCATTGCTTTACTCGTTTCCTTATCGTCCATGGCAGAAGCTTCGTATAAGAGGTGTCAAACAAACGGAATACTCACCGGTTCTTCATTACAAACAGATGCTTAATACCTCCGGACTTGGAATTTGGAAATTTAACTTAATTGATCGGATGAAGCAGGCGGGGATTTTACCTGTAAAGGCCGGTGTAAAACAAATTTCGGAAAAACGAGAAAGCAAGGTTATGTTTACAAAAGATGATGATTATCCATGGTATCGCAAATGGGACGGGAGGAAATAG
- a CDS encoding EAL domain-containing protein encodes MVPEAVIVGATASEAYFNEESISEGIFVSFTLFQHAEIRAFSCENNNDPLGELPLQEGGMTLLFSTGMHDLDAYLPQGMSLVGGIASSHHNESFIIADTKVIGNGIAGVQMIGVELDFDVSSNTFWKPAGRTFTVTKSMGTRVFEIEGFSVHSFYEKYLGREVAMRLPEAAAHTPLLHKANGKATPISVHKMHHDESITIDSYLKQGDEIQFSYGDASQLHTSYQETYERLNTKGFNSLFSYSTATAKKLFSNGIDLPYSQFEKHCSVISIVLGEEVFSNGRTLQYSNNSTVIALLSETGTPKTIYQEQPLHNQEMKDLDGIMALSHLIKASTEELETLNMSLQQSEQRFKSLFEQNPNLVYSVDVYGKITSVNPALKSLLGYTSEEVMSKHSLQFVASTDVQKTRDKFYQAFQGVAQTYNTHLIHKSGAHVLFSITNIPIIVNGEITGAYGIGKNIMKQRKAEEKIAHLAYYDVLTELPNRLLFENLLNESLKNTDEKLAVMFIDLDRFKLINDSLGHQRGDHILKKVTNRIKEATKDDAVLARFGGDEFTVLLPGLKEEKDALMLAKRVIDQLKAPIVFEDVEYFMTVGIGISIFPYDGFDLDALMRNAYIALDRAKHQGANHIEFYTDEMTDQAFERLELESYLRRALEKEELTLFYQPQVNLDEQKIYACEALIRWNHPKLGLVSPAQFIPLAEETGLIEEIGMWVLNEACMQTSKWQALGYEDLSISVNVSGRQFQSDKFVESVRDALLTSGLTPQSLHLEVTESTTLVNTDYSISMLNELRKMGIKVSIDDFGTGYSSLSYLKDFPLDILKIDQSFIRNLQENNADAAIVKAVITMCEGLNLSIVAEGIETKEQGEIIRRFGCNFAQGFFYSKPLNKDRFEKLLLSKQFPLAT; translated from the coding sequence ATGGTTCCTGAAGCGGTCATAGTTGGCGCTACTGCATCCGAAGCTTATTTTAATGAAGAGAGTATTTCTGAGGGGATCTTCGTATCATTTACGCTATTTCAACACGCAGAAATCCGTGCTTTTAGTTGTGAAAATAATAACGATCCTCTGGGTGAACTTCCATTGCAAGAAGGTGGGATGACTCTTTTGTTTAGCACTGGTATGCACGATCTGGATGCATACTTACCTCAAGGGATGTCACTTGTCGGCGGAATAGCTTCTTCTCATCATAATGAATCGTTTATTATAGCCGATACGAAGGTGATTGGAAATGGTATAGCTGGTGTTCAAATGATAGGAGTCGAATTGGACTTCGATGTTTCTTCTAATACCTTCTGGAAACCTGCAGGAAGAACGTTTACTGTAACAAAATCAATGGGTACGAGAGTGTTTGAGATAGAGGGATTTAGCGTGCACAGCTTTTATGAAAAATACCTTGGTCGAGAAGTAGCAATGAGGCTCCCTGAAGCGGCTGCTCATACGCCTCTTCTTCATAAAGCGAACGGAAAAGCAACACCAATATCGGTTCATAAAATGCACCATGATGAATCAATCACTATTGATTCCTATCTGAAACAAGGAGATGAGATTCAATTTTCCTATGGTGATGCATCGCAACTCCATACCTCTTATCAAGAAACATATGAACGGTTAAATACAAAAGGCTTCAATAGTCTTTTTTCTTATTCTACTGCAACCGCGAAGAAGTTGTTTTCGAATGGAATCGACCTTCCATATAGTCAATTTGAAAAGCATTGTTCTGTCATTTCCATCGTATTAGGGGAAGAGGTTTTCTCGAATGGTCGAACGCTTCAATATTCGAATAATAGTACGGTGATCGCTCTTCTTAGTGAAACAGGAACACCGAAGACGATTTATCAGGAACAACCATTACACAATCAGGAGATGAAGGACTTGGATGGTATAATGGCACTATCGCATTTAATTAAAGCTTCTACAGAAGAACTCGAAACGTTGAATATGAGTCTTCAACAGTCCGAGCAGCGTTTTAAGTCTTTGTTTGAGCAAAATCCGAATCTTGTATATTCTGTAGATGTTTACGGGAAAATCACGAGTGTTAATCCAGCTCTTAAATCGTTATTGGGGTATACATCGGAAGAGGTTATGAGTAAGCATTCACTTCAGTTTGTTGCTTCTACAGATGTGCAAAAAACACGGGATAAGTTTTACCAGGCTTTTCAAGGTGTCGCGCAAACATATAATACCCATCTTATTCATAAATCGGGTGCTCATGTTTTATTTTCAATTACCAACATACCTATTATCGTAAATGGCGAGATTACCGGGGCGTATGGAATTGGGAAAAACATTATGAAACAGCGAAAAGCTGAAGAAAAGATCGCACATTTGGCTTATTATGATGTGCTTACTGAGCTTCCGAACCGCTTGCTTTTTGAAAATTTGTTAAATGAATCGCTGAAAAACACTGATGAAAAGCTGGCTGTTATGTTCATTGACCTTGATCGATTTAAATTGATTAATGATAGTCTTGGACACCAGCGAGGTGATCACATTCTGAAGAAAGTTACGAACCGGATTAAAGAGGCGACTAAGGATGATGCCGTCCTTGCTAGATTCGGTGGTGACGAATTCACTGTGCTCCTTCCGGGATTGAAAGAAGAGAAGGATGCACTTATGCTTGCGAAACGTGTGATTGATCAATTAAAGGCACCGATCGTCTTTGAAGATGTTGAATATTTTATGACAGTTGGAATCGGCATTAGCATCTTTCCTTACGATGGATTTGATCTTGATGCGCTAATGCGTAATGCTTATATTGCCCTTGATCGTGCGAAGCACCAGGGAGCAAATCACATCGAATTTTATACCGATGAGATGACAGATCAGGCTTTTGAGCGCCTGGAGCTTGAGAGTTATTTGCGGCGAGCTCTCGAAAAAGAAGAGCTGACCCTGTTTTACCAGCCACAGGTTAATCTGGATGAACAGAAAATTTATGCGTGTGAAGCATTGATTAGATGGAATCATCCAAAGCTTGGACTTGTGTCACCGGCACAGTTTATTCCATTAGCAGAAGAAACGGGCTTAATTGAGGAAATTGGGATGTGGGTGCTAAATGAGGCTTGTATGCAAACAAGCAAGTGGCAGGCATTAGGATATGAGGATTTATCAATTAGCGTGAACGTGTCAGGAAGACAGTTTCAAAGTGATAAATTCGTAGAATCTGTCAGGGATGCGCTTTTAACATCTGGCCTTACCCCTCAATCCCTGCATCTAGAAGTGACGGAAAGCACAACGCTCGTTAACACGGATTATAGCATCTCAATGTTGAATGAGTTACGAAAAATGGGAATTAAAGTGTCAATCGATGACTTTGGTACTGGTTATTCTTCTCTTAGTTATTTGAAAGACTTCCCATTAGACATACTGAAAATAGATCAGTCTTTTATTCGAAACCTTCAGGAAAACAACGCAGATGCAGCGATCGTAAAAGCCGTTATCACAATGTGTGAAGGCTTAAATCTCTCCATTGTAGCAGAAGGAATAGAAACAAAAGAACAGGGGGAGATTATTAGAAGGTTTGGATGTAATTTTGCGCAAGGATTCTTCTATAGCAAGCCCCTAAATAAGGATCGTTTCGAAAAGCTTCTCCTTTCAAAGCAATTTCCTTTAGCAACTTAA
- a CDS encoding DUF1516 family protein yields MLHAHYTAWLITLVLFVISYFLMRAGKGKAQNMIHMILRVFYILTVISGMLLVVGYSFWGPSIVKGVVALWLLFSMEMILVRGEKGKIIWPFWLQFLFAFLTVFFYGYSVLHLYQL; encoded by the coding sequence ATGCTTCACGCACATTACACAGCCTGGTTAATAACACTGGTGTTGTTTGTTATTAGTTACTTTTTAATGAGAGCTGGTAAGGGAAAAGCTCAGAATATGATTCATATGATTTTACGAGTTTTCTATATTCTGACCGTAATATCCGGAATGCTACTTGTAGTTGGCTATAGTTTCTGGGGACCATCGATTGTCAAAGGGGTTGTAGCTCTATGGCTACTTTTCTCAATGGAAATGATTCTCGTGAGGGGGGAAAAAGGAAAAATAATCTGGCCGTTCTGGCTACAATTTTTATTTGCATTTCTCACTGTGTTTTTCTATGGGTATTCTGTACTGCATTTATACCAGCTATAA
- a CDS encoding ornithine--oxo-acid transaminase — protein sequence MVQTQDIIQMTEQYGAPNYHPLPIVIAEAEGVWVKDPEGNRYMDMLSAYSAVNQGHRHPKIIQALKDQADRVTLTSRAFHNDQLGPFYRKVSEFTNKDMVLPMNTGAEAVETAVKAMRRWAYEVKGVEKDKAEIIACEGNFHGRTMTAVSLSSEQEYQRGFGPMLPGIKLIPYGDLEALKNAITPNTAGFLFEPIQGEAGIKIPPKGFLKEAYEYCKEQNVLFVADEIQAGLCRSGKRFACDWDNIEPDMYILGKALGGGVFPISCVAANHEVLGVFTPGSHGSTFGGNPLACAVSVASLEVLEEEELADRSLELGNYFQDKLKEISNPVIKEVRGKGLFIGVELHEAARPYCEKLKEKGLLCKETHETVIRFAPPLIISEDDLNWAIEQITDVLSVQS from the coding sequence ATGGTACAAACACAGGACATTATTCAAATGACAGAGCAGTATGGTGCACCCAACTATCATCCACTGCCAATCGTGATTGCAGAAGCAGAAGGTGTATGGGTAAAAGACCCTGAGGGGAATCGCTATATGGATATGCTTAGCGCATATTCAGCCGTAAACCAGGGCCACAGACATCCGAAAATTATTCAAGCACTAAAAGATCAGGCTGACCGGGTAACATTAACATCTCGTGCCTTTCACAATGATCAGCTGGGACCTTTTTATCGTAAAGTTTCAGAATTTACGAACAAAGATATGGTTCTTCCAATGAATACAGGCGCAGAAGCAGTTGAAACAGCCGTTAAGGCAATGCGCAGGTGGGCATATGAAGTAAAAGGTGTGGAAAAAGACAAAGCTGAAATTATTGCGTGTGAAGGAAACTTCCATGGACGTACAATGACCGCTGTCTCACTTTCGTCTGAACAGGAATATCAGCGTGGATTTGGCCCAATGCTTCCTGGTATTAAACTGATTCCATATGGTGATCTCGAAGCATTGAAAAATGCGATTACGCCAAACACGGCCGGTTTCTTATTCGAACCGATCCAGGGCGAAGCCGGTATCAAAATTCCTCCAAAAGGATTCCTTAAAGAAGCTTATGAATATTGTAAAGAGCAAAATGTACTTTTTGTAGCAGATGAGATTCAGGCCGGCCTTTGCAGGTCCGGAAAACGCTTTGCATGTGACTGGGATAATATTGAACCAGATATGTACATCCTTGGAAAAGCCCTCGGTGGTGGCGTATTCCCGATTTCCTGTGTAGCAGCTAACCATGAAGTACTCGGTGTTTTTACCCCAGGATCGCATGGCTCAACATTCGGTGGTAATCCGCTGGCTTGTGCTGTATCCGTCGCATCCCTTGAAGTATTAGAGGAAGAAGAGCTCGCTGATCGTTCTCTCGAACTAGGAAATTACTTCCAGGACAAATTAAAAGAGATTTCTAACCCCGTTATTAAAGAAGTGCGTGGAAAAGGCCTGTTTATAGGAGTTGAACTTCATGAGGCCGCTCGTCCTTATTGCGAAAAGCTAAAGGAAAAAGGTCTTCTTTGTA